A part of Amycolatopsis lurida genomic DNA contains:
- a CDS encoding acyl-CoA dehydrogenase family protein — MINLEVPKKAGTLINQAYQAAAEVFRPISRKYDRAEHTYPAELDMFAALLDGLNSSGEGGAGAAGVRRSEKNEKPGNRNGSNLNIVLGTIEMCWGDVGLLLSMPRQGLGNAAIGSVATDEQLKKFSGLWAAMAITEPDCGSDSAAITATARLDGDEYVINGEKIFVTAGERADAVVVWATLDKTKGRAAIKSFVVEKGTPGFEVVRVEHKLGIRASDTAVLRFENVRVPKENLLGTPEIDTAKGFAGVMQTFDNTRPLVAAMAIGVARAALEETRKILTDAGVTIDYDKPVHSQHAAAATFLQLEADYEAAYLLTMESAWMADNRKPNSLQASMAKAKAGRSVVEITLKCVELAGTLGYTEESLLEKWSRDAKILDIFEGTQQIQQLIVARRILGKTSAELK; from the coding sequence ATGATCAACCTTGAGGTTCCGAAGAAGGCCGGCACCCTGATCAACCAGGCGTACCAGGCCGCGGCCGAGGTGTTCCGGCCGATCTCGCGCAAGTACGACCGCGCCGAACACACCTATCCGGCCGAACTCGACATGTTCGCCGCGTTGCTGGACGGGCTGAACTCGTCCGGCGAGGGCGGCGCCGGCGCGGCGGGCGTCCGCCGGTCCGAAAAGAACGAGAAACCGGGCAACCGCAACGGTTCCAACCTCAACATCGTGCTCGGCACGATCGAGATGTGCTGGGGCGACGTCGGTCTGCTGCTGTCCATGCCGCGCCAGGGGCTCGGCAACGCCGCCATCGGCTCGGTCGCCACCGACGAACAGCTCAAGAAGTTCTCCGGGCTGTGGGCCGCGATGGCGATCACCGAGCCGGACTGTGGCTCGGACTCCGCCGCGATCACCGCGACCGCGCGGCTGGACGGCGACGAGTACGTGATCAACGGCGAGAAGATCTTCGTGACCGCCGGCGAGCGCGCCGACGCCGTCGTCGTCTGGGCCACTCTGGACAAGACGAAGGGCCGCGCGGCGATCAAGTCGTTCGTCGTCGAGAAGGGCACGCCCGGCTTCGAGGTGGTGCGCGTCGAGCACAAGCTCGGCATCCGCGCCTCCGACACCGCCGTGCTGCGTTTCGAGAACGTGCGCGTGCCCAAGGAAAACCTCCTCGGCACGCCGGAGATCGACACCGCCAAGGGTTTCGCCGGGGTCATGCAGACCTTCGACAACACCCGCCCGCTCGTTGCCGCCATGGCCATCGGGGTCGCCCGCGCGGCGCTGGAAGAGACCCGGAAGATCCTCACCGACGCCGGGGTGACCATCGACTACGACAAGCCCGTCCACAGCCAGCACGCGGCGGCCGCCACGTTCCTGCAGCTGGAGGCCGACTACGAAGCGGCGTACCTGCTGACCATGGAATCGGCGTGGATGGCCGACAACCGCAAGCCGAACTCGCTGCAGGCCTCGATGGCCAAGGCGAAGGCGGGCCGATCGGTCGTCGAGATCACGCTGAAATGCGTCGAGCTGGCCGGGACCTTGGGCTACACCGAGGAATCGCTGCTGGAGAAGTGGAGCCGGGACGCGAAGATCCTGGACATCTTCGAAGGCACGCAACAGATCCAGCAGCTGATCGTGGCGCGCCGGATCCTGGGCAAGACGTCGGCGGAGCTCAAGTAG
- a CDS encoding GNAT family N-acetyltransferase, translating into MSDFIIRQGGSGDFPTLLDMFDEVVAWLASRGSEGQWGSEPWSTIPKRVERVRGMADGPGLYIAEIDGQAAGAIILGDRFPHVSPVDEPEIYIGLLLTSRRFTGHRVGSRLIEFALAEARERGIGLVRVDCWAGGDGDLQRYYESQGFKPTERFDVKGWIGQVFEQRP; encoded by the coding sequence ATGAGCGATTTCATCATCCGCCAGGGTGGTTCTGGGGACTTCCCAACGTTGCTGGACATGTTCGACGAGGTCGTCGCGTGGCTGGCCTCGCGCGGCAGCGAGGGGCAGTGGGGGAGCGAGCCGTGGTCCACGATCCCGAAACGGGTCGAGCGGGTCCGCGGGATGGCCGACGGGCCCGGGCTCTACATCGCCGAGATCGACGGCCAGGCGGCCGGGGCGATCATCCTCGGTGACCGGTTCCCGCATGTCTCGCCGGTCGACGAACCGGAGATCTACATCGGCTTGCTGCTGACCTCGCGCCGGTTCACCGGCCACCGCGTCGGCTCGCGGCTCATCGAGTTCGCGCTGGCCGAGGCGCGGGAACGCGGCATCGGCCTGGTGCGGGTCGATTGCTGGGCCGGCGGCGACGGCGACCTGCAGCGCTACTACGAGAGCCAGGGCTTCAAGCCGACGGAGCGCTTCGACGTCAAGGGCTGGATCGGGCAGGTGTTCGAGCAGCGACCGTAG
- a CDS encoding alpha/beta fold hydrolase, with translation MATPPARLAAAASNVVGKVLHGGVADLRPVPRVLIDQGPNRSLYRLTNGKAPASGPPVLLVPPLAAPALCFDLRRGCSLAEHLVDGGRNTYLVDYGNVAFSDRRLGIEHWIEEVLPRAIRKVSEDAGGQGVHVVAWCLGGIFSLLTTADQPDLPIESIATIASPFDFTAIPLIAPFRPLVDLTGGHLLTPFYRALGGAPSYLVSRVFRATGISKEITKPLAILKNLDDRDYLAQIEAVDHFMDNMIAYPGRTFGQIYHRFFRANDLAEGTVDLNGRIIALSGIKVPTLVIAGQNDTIAPRAAVERLTELLDNSPSVTFETAPGGHLGVLTGRKARGTTWRYLDRFLDEQAA, from the coding sequence ATGGCCACACCCCCGGCACGGCTCGCCGCCGCCGCGTCGAACGTCGTCGGGAAGGTGCTGCACGGTGGGGTCGCCGATCTTCGCCCGGTGCCGCGTGTCCTGATCGACCAGGGCCCGAATCGTTCGCTGTACCGGCTGACGAACGGCAAGGCCCCCGCGTCGGGCCCGCCGGTGCTGCTCGTGCCGCCGCTGGCCGCGCCCGCTCTGTGCTTCGACCTGCGCCGCGGGTGCAGCCTCGCCGAGCACCTGGTCGACGGCGGCCGCAACACGTACCTGGTCGACTACGGGAACGTCGCCTTCTCCGACCGGCGCCTCGGCATCGAGCACTGGATCGAAGAGGTGCTCCCGCGCGCGATCCGCAAGGTCAGCGAGGACGCGGGTGGCCAGGGCGTGCACGTCGTCGCGTGGTGCCTCGGCGGGATCTTCTCCCTGCTGACCACCGCCGACCAGCCCGATCTGCCGATCGAGTCGATCGCGACCATCGCGTCACCGTTCGACTTCACCGCGATCCCGCTGATCGCCCCGTTCCGCCCGCTGGTGGACCTCACCGGCGGCCACCTGCTGACCCCGTTCTACCGGGCGCTCGGCGGCGCACCGTCCTATTTGGTCAGCCGCGTCTTCCGGGCGACCGGGATCAGCAAGGAGATCACCAAACCCCTTGCCATCCTGAAGAATCTCGACGACCGGGACTACCTGGCGCAGATCGAGGCCGTCGACCACTTCATGGACAACATGATCGCCTACCCCGGGCGGACGTTCGGCCAGATCTACCACCGGTTCTTCCGCGCCAACGACCTCGCCGAGGGCACGGTCGACCTCAACGGCCGCATCATCGCGCTGTCCGGGATCAAGGTGCCGACCCTGGTCATCGCCGGGCAGAACGACACGATCGCCCCGCGCGCGGCCGTCGAACGGCTCACCGAACTGCTGGACAACTCGCCGTCGGTGACCTTCGAGACCGCGCCCGGCGGGCACCTGGGCGTGCTGACCGGCCGGAAGGCGCGCGGGACCACCTGGCGTTACCTCGACCGTTTTCTCGACGAACAGGCCGCCTGA
- a CDS encoding MASE1 domain-containing protein translates to MRPLSPAARWCLIVLGVTVCYFAAGRIGIQWAIVREQISPLWPAAGVALAVPMLLGPRFWPGIFLGALLTNVALGPSLGMVLVISAGNTIGSLLAYAVMRGLGGRNRLDRLPDAVLLVVVGAIGGTAVSAALGTGVLVLDGALGPGDFWTTALVWWTGDAMGVLTITPLLLLAPRFRLPKQVSLIRWGEAAALALFAIGTAILASTTTSKLFLVFPVLVWAALRFRQAGALLCSLCVCTFTIVAAVRELGPYGSSELAARMLHVQAFDATVGLTALVLSTIVLQRDRATAEIADAWRQITEMVDLISARQSLRSAMTQRDDETQAACSSRKRSR, encoded by the coding sequence ATGAGACCGCTTTCCCCTGCCGCGCGCTGGTGCCTCATCGTCCTCGGCGTCACCGTCTGCTACTTCGCGGCGGGCCGGATCGGGATCCAGTGGGCGATCGTGCGAGAACAGATCTCGCCGCTGTGGCCCGCTGCCGGTGTCGCGCTGGCGGTGCCGATGCTCCTGGGGCCGCGGTTCTGGCCGGGGATCTTCCTCGGCGCTCTTCTGACGAACGTCGCCCTCGGCCCCTCCCTCGGCATGGTCTTGGTGATCTCCGCGGGCAACACGATCGGCTCGCTGCTGGCCTACGCGGTGATGCGGGGGCTGGGTGGCCGCAATCGGCTCGACCGGCTTCCCGACGCCGTCCTCCTCGTGGTGGTCGGGGCCATCGGGGGCACGGCCGTCAGCGCGGCGCTGGGCACCGGAGTGCTGGTCCTCGATGGCGCGCTGGGCCCCGGGGACTTCTGGACGACCGCACTCGTGTGGTGGACCGGCGACGCGATGGGCGTCCTGACGATCACACCTCTGCTGCTCCTGGCGCCGAGGTTCCGCCTGCCCAAGCAGGTGTCGCTCATTCGCTGGGGCGAGGCGGCGGCTCTCGCGCTCTTCGCCATCGGCACGGCGATCCTCGCGTCCACGACGACGTCGAAGCTGTTCCTGGTCTTCCCGGTGCTCGTCTGGGCGGCGCTGCGCTTCCGGCAGGCCGGGGCGCTGCTGTGTTCCTTGTGCGTCTGCACCTTCACGATCGTCGCCGCGGTACGCGAACTCGGCCCCTACGGTTCCAGCGAGCTGGCCGCGCGGATGCTGCACGTACAGGCCTTCGACGCCACTGTCGGGCTGACGGCACTGGTGTTGTCCACGATCGTCCTGCAACGCGATCGCGCGACCGCCGAGATCGCCGACGCCTGGCGTCAGATCACCGAAATGGTGGACCTGATCTCGGCACGCCAGTCCTTGCGCAGCGCCATGACCCAGCGCGACGACGAGACTCAGGCGGCCTGTTCGTCGAGAAAACGGTCGAGGTAA
- a CDS encoding acyl-CoA dehydrogenase family protein, translating to MIDFRLDDEYEALRKTVEEFARSEVAPVIGDLYEREEFPYEIVAKMAEMGLFGLPFPEECGGMGGDYFALCLTLEELARVDSSVAITVEAGVSLGAMPIYRFGTEEQKQKWLPELCAGTALGAFGLTEPGGGSDAGATRTRAKLDGDTWVINGSKSFITNSGTDITKLVTVTAVTDVKENGRKEISAIIVPSGTPGFAVAPKYSKVGWNCSDTHELSFDDVRVPAENLVGERGRGYAQFLSILDEGRVAIAALSVGLAQGCVDECLRYVKEREAFGHKIGEYQAIQFKIADMEVRTHTARLAYYAAASKMLRGEPFKKEASIAKLVASNAAMDNSRDATQIFGGYGFMNEFPVSRFYRDAKILEIGEGTSEVQRMLIARHLGVA from the coding sequence ATGATCGACTTTCGGCTGGATGACGAGTACGAGGCGCTGCGCAAGACGGTCGAGGAATTCGCGCGTTCCGAGGTCGCCCCGGTCATCGGCGACCTCTACGAGCGGGAGGAATTCCCGTACGAGATCGTCGCGAAGATGGCCGAGATGGGTCTGTTCGGCCTGCCCTTTCCCGAGGAGTGCGGCGGCATGGGCGGCGACTATTTCGCGCTCTGCCTGACGCTGGAGGAACTGGCGCGCGTCGATTCCTCGGTCGCGATCACCGTCGAGGCCGGTGTTTCCCTCGGAGCCATGCCGATCTACCGGTTCGGCACCGAGGAGCAGAAGCAGAAGTGGCTTCCGGAGCTGTGCGCCGGCACCGCGCTCGGCGCCTTCGGGCTCACTGAACCCGGCGGCGGCTCGGACGCCGGCGCCACCCGCACGCGCGCGAAACTCGACGGCGACACCTGGGTGATCAACGGCAGCAAGTCGTTCATCACCAACTCCGGCACCGACATCACGAAACTGGTCACGGTCACCGCCGTCACCGATGTGAAGGAGAACGGGCGCAAGGAGATCTCGGCGATCATCGTCCCGTCCGGCACCCCGGGCTTCGCCGTCGCGCCGAAGTACTCCAAGGTCGGCTGGAACTGCTCGGACACGCATGAACTGTCGTTCGACGACGTCCGTGTCCCGGCCGAGAACCTGGTCGGCGAACGCGGCCGCGGTTACGCCCAGTTCCTGTCCATTTTGGACGAAGGCCGGGTCGCGATCGCCGCGCTGAGCGTCGGGCTCGCGCAGGGCTGTGTCGACGAATGCCTGCGGTACGTCAAGGAACGTGAGGCGTTCGGGCACAAGATCGGCGAGTACCAGGCGATCCAGTTCAAGATCGCCGACATGGAGGTGCGCACGCACACCGCACGGCTGGCGTACTACGCGGCGGCGTCGAAGATGCTGCGCGGCGAGCCGTTCAAGAAGGAGGCGTCGATCGCGAAGCTCGTCGCGTCGAACGCCGCCATGGACAACTCGCGCGACGCCACGCAGATCTTCGGCGGGTACGGCTTCATGAACGAGTTCCCGGTGAGCCGGTTCTACCGGGACGCGAAGATCCTGGAGATCGGGGAGGGGACCTCGGAGGTGCAGCGGATGCTGATCGCGCGGCACCTGGGCGTCGCCTGA
- a CDS encoding carboxyl transferase domain-containing protein produces the protein MDTPVLSTSADPGSDEYARSVTSHAELVEDLRKRLAAARLGGPEKSRTRHVERGKLLPRDRVDTLLDPGSPFLELSPLAATGLYDDEAPSAGIITGIGRVSGRECVIVANDATVKGGTYYPMTVKKHLRAQEVALHNNLPCVYLVDSGGAFLPRQDEVFPDREHFGRIFYNQATMSARGIPQIAAVLGSCTAGGAYVPAMSDEAVIVRNQGTIFLGGPPLVKAATGEVVTAEELGGGDVHSRQSGVTDHLAEDDADALRIVRSIVSTLGPRTPRPWDVLPTEAPVADPNELYGVVPTDPRVPYDVREVIARIVDGSRFGEFKKEYGSTLVTGFARIHGHPVGIIANNGVLFAESAMKGAHFIELCDKRSIPLLFLQNITGFMVGKAYEAGGIAKHGAKMVTAVACARVPKLTVVIGGSFGAGNYSMCGRAYSPRFLWMWPNARISVMGGEQAASVLSTVRRDAIEARGGEWSTEDEEAFKDPIRDQYEAQGSPYYSTARLWDDGVIDPADTRTVLGLALSATANAPLSDVNYGVFRM, from the coding sequence ATGGACACACCCGTACTGAGCACTTCGGCCGATCCGGGCAGCGACGAGTACGCCCGCAGCGTCACCTCCCACGCCGAGCTGGTCGAAGACCTGCGCAAGCGGCTCGCCGCCGCCCGGCTCGGGGGCCCGGAGAAATCCCGCACCCGCCACGTCGAGCGAGGCAAGCTCCTGCCACGCGACCGGGTCGACACCCTCCTCGACCCGGGTTCGCCGTTCCTGGAGCTGTCCCCGCTGGCCGCCACCGGACTGTACGACGACGAGGCCCCCTCGGCCGGGATCATCACCGGGATCGGGCGGGTCTCCGGCCGCGAATGCGTGATCGTCGCCAACGACGCGACGGTCAAGGGCGGCACCTACTACCCGATGACGGTCAAGAAGCACCTGCGCGCGCAAGAGGTCGCGCTGCACAACAACCTGCCGTGCGTCTACCTGGTGGACTCCGGCGGCGCGTTCCTGCCGCGGCAGGACGAGGTCTTCCCGGATCGTGAGCACTTCGGCCGGATCTTCTACAACCAGGCGACGATGTCCGCGCGCGGTATCCCGCAGATCGCCGCGGTGCTCGGTTCGTGCACGGCCGGCGGCGCGTACGTCCCGGCGATGAGCGACGAAGCGGTCATCGTGCGGAACCAGGGCACTATCTTCCTCGGCGGCCCGCCGCTGGTGAAGGCCGCGACGGGCGAGGTCGTCACGGCCGAGGAACTCGGCGGCGGCGACGTCCATTCGCGTCAGTCCGGCGTCACCGATCATCTGGCCGAGGACGACGCCGACGCGTTGCGCATCGTTCGCTCGATCGTGTCGACTTTGGGCCCGCGGACGCCGCGTCCTTGGGACGTCCTCCCGACGGAGGCACCGGTCGCCGACCCGAACGAGTTGTACGGTGTCGTCCCGACCGACCCGCGTGTGCCCTACGACGTCCGCGAGGTCATCGCCCGGATCGTCGACGGCAGCCGGTTCGGCGAGTTCAAGAAGGAGTACGGCTCGACGCTGGTCACCGGGTTCGCCCGGATCCACGGCCATCCGGTCGGCATCATCGCGAACAACGGCGTGCTGTTCGCCGAGTCCGCGATGAAGGGCGCGCACTTCATCGAACTGTGCGACAAACGCTCGATCCCGCTGCTGTTCCTCCAGAACATCACCGGTTTCATGGTCGGCAAGGCCTACGAGGCGGGCGGCATCGCCAAACACGGCGCGAAGATGGTCACCGCGGTGGCCTGCGCGCGCGTGCCGAAGCTGACCGTCGTCATCGGCGGCTCGTTCGGTGCGGGCAACTATTCGATGTGCGGCCGCGCGTACTCGCCCCGGTTCCTGTGGATGTGGCCGAACGCGCGGATCTCGGTGATGGGTGGCGAGCAGGCGGCGTCGGTGCTTTCGACGGTCCGCCGCGACGCCATCGAAGCTCGCGGCGGCGAATGGTCCACAGAGGACGAAGAGGCCTTCAAGGATCCGATTCGCGACCAGTACGAGGCGCAGGGGAGCCCGTACTACTCGACGGCGCGGCTGTGGGACGACGGAGTGATCGATCCGGCGGACACCCGCACGGTGCTCGGTCTCGCGCTGTCCGCGACGGCCAACGCGCCTTTGTCCGATGTCAACTACGGCGTCTTCAGGATGTGA
- a CDS encoding SDR family oxidoreductase, translating into MAKRERSLAGKVVVITGAAQGIGASTATALSRLGAKVVIGDLDQVLAEKTAAELGAEALPLDVTDTKGFTEFLDEVERRVGPIDVLINNAGIMPLAPLDEEDDAATRRLLEINLHAVIHGTREAVKRMRPRGTGHIVNIASMAGKAGFPGAATYCATKHAVVGLSESVHLELHGTGVLVSCVMPAVVRTELASGLGEAKFFKSVQPEDVAQAIVDALRRPKFDVFVPASLDAMGRITRLLPRRFGEGLLRALGGDKILSSATHSSARAEYESRAARSAPAAEKGTDS; encoded by the coding sequence ATGGCCAAGCGTGAACGTTCCCTGGCAGGCAAGGTCGTCGTGATCACCGGAGCGGCGCAGGGCATCGGGGCCAGTACCGCGACGGCGCTGTCCCGGCTCGGCGCCAAGGTGGTCATCGGCGACCTGGACCAGGTCCTCGCCGAGAAGACCGCCGCCGAACTGGGCGCGGAGGCGCTGCCGCTCGACGTCACCGACACGAAGGGCTTCACCGAGTTCCTCGACGAGGTCGAGCGGCGCGTCGGCCCGATCGACGTACTGATCAACAACGCGGGCATCATGCCGCTCGCGCCGCTCGACGAAGAGGACGACGCGGCGACCCGCAGGCTGCTCGAGATCAACCTCCACGCGGTCATCCACGGCACCAGGGAAGCCGTGAAGCGGATGCGCCCGCGTGGCACCGGCCACATCGTCAACATCGCCTCGATGGCGGGAAAGGCCGGTTTCCCCGGCGCCGCCACCTACTGCGCCACGAAACACGCTGTCGTCGGCCTGTCGGAATCGGTGCACCTGGAATTGCACGGGACGGGCGTGCTGGTGTCCTGCGTGATGCCCGCGGTGGTGCGCACGGAACTGGCCAGCGGGCTCGGCGAGGCGAAGTTCTTCAAATCGGTGCAGCCGGAAGATGTGGCGCAGGCCATTGTCGATGCGTTACGCCGTCCCAAGTTCGACGTCTTCGTGCCCGCGTCACTGGACGCCATGGGCAGGATCACACGGCTGCTTCCGCGTCGCTTCGGCGAAGGTCTGCTCCGCGCACTCGGCGGCGACAAGATTCTGTCCTCCGCAACGCATTCCAGTGCTCGCGCGGAGTACGAATCGCGGGCCGCGCGGAGTGCTCCAGCGGCGGAAAAGGGCACCGATTCTTAA
- a CDS encoding acyl-CoA dehydrogenase family protein, translating into MGLGLSALTRLAGSKVIERAGLRKPVQNLVSAGTRNGFRVAGAAGRTFKSAQKLGKPARLAPAEDTGLFDLTPSEDQQLIVETVTEFAAEQLRPAAADADAKLQAPEGLLSRAAELGITLVGIPEELGGVGTERSVVTNALVAEALAHGDLGLAVAVLAPSAVSTALVSYGDEQQQADYLPAFVGENVPAAALALQERTALFDPFKPATKARRTPKGYQLDGVKSLVPRAADAELFIVSADLEGPAGTSPALFLVESSNSGVTIESEPAMGLRGAATGKLHLEKVALPAGALLGGGKTEVFTEVVRLSRLGWAALAAGTAKAVLDYVVPYVNERKAFGEPVSHRQAVAFSVADIAIELEGLRLVTLRAASRAEQGKPYAREVALARKLAADKGMQIGSAGVQLLGGHGFVKEHPVERWYRDLRAIGVMEGAVLL; encoded by the coding sequence ATGGGCCTTGGCCTGTCCGCGCTCACCCGGCTGGCCGGGAGCAAGGTCATTGAACGGGCCGGACTTCGGAAGCCCGTGCAGAACCTGGTCAGTGCCGGGACGCGCAACGGCTTCCGGGTCGCGGGCGCGGCGGGACGGACGTTCAAATCCGCCCAGAAGCTCGGCAAGCCCGCGCGGCTCGCGCCTGCCGAGGACACCGGGCTGTTCGATCTCACCCCGAGTGAGGACCAGCAGCTCATCGTCGAGACCGTGACGGAATTCGCGGCCGAACAGCTGCGGCCCGCAGCGGCCGACGCCGACGCGAAGCTTCAGGCGCCCGAGGGCCTGTTGAGCCGTGCCGCCGAACTCGGCATCACGCTCGTCGGCATCCCGGAGGAACTGGGCGGTGTCGGCACCGAACGGTCGGTCGTCACGAACGCGCTGGTCGCCGAGGCCCTCGCGCACGGCGACCTGGGTCTCGCGGTCGCGGTGCTCGCGCCGTCCGCGGTCAGCACCGCGCTGGTGTCCTACGGCGACGAGCAGCAGCAGGCGGACTACCTGCCCGCGTTCGTCGGCGAGAACGTCCCGGCCGCGGCGCTCGCGCTGCAGGAGCGCACCGCGCTGTTCGACCCGTTCAAGCCCGCGACCAAGGCCCGCCGCACGCCGAAGGGCTACCAGCTCGACGGCGTGAAGTCGCTGGTCCCGAGGGCCGCCGACGCCGAGCTGTTCATCGTGTCGGCCGACCTCGAAGGGCCGGCAGGCACCAGTCCGGCACTGTTTCTCGTCGAGTCGTCGAATTCCGGCGTCACCATCGAGTCCGAACCGGCGATGGGCCTGCGGGGTGCGGCGACCGGAAAGCTGCACTTGGAGAAGGTCGCCCTTCCGGCCGGGGCGCTGCTCGGCGGCGGCAAGACCGAAGTCTTCACCGAGGTCGTCCGGCTCTCGCGCCTCGGCTGGGCCGCGCTGGCCGCCGGTACCGCGAAGGCCGTGCTCGACTACGTGGTGCCGTATGTCAACGAGCGCAAGGCGTTCGGGGAACCGGTGAGCCACCGGCAGGCCGTCGCGTTCTCGGTGGCCGACATCGCCATCGAGCTGGAAGGGCTGCGGCTGGTCACGCTCCGCGCCGCTTCCCGCGCCGAACAGGGCAAGCCGTACGCCCGCGAGGTCGCGCTGGCCCGGAAACTGGCCGCCGACAAGGGAATGCAGATCGGCAGCGCCGGAGTACAGCTGCTGGGCGGGCACGGGTTCGTCAAGGAACACCCCGTCGAACGCTGGTACCGAGACCTCCGTGCGATCGGCGTGATGGAAGGCGCCGTCCTTCTCTAG
- a CDS encoding acetyl/propionyl/methylcrotonyl-CoA carboxylase subunit alpha gives MFDTVLVANRGEIAVRVIRSLQGLGIRSVAVYSDADADARHVREAHTAVRIGPAEAAKSYLSIPAIVQAAVDTGAQAVHPGYGFLAENAEFARACADAGLVFIGPPVEAIDAMGDKIRAKATVSKAGVPVVPGASDVDIPEGGFAAAAEKVGFPLLLKPSAGGGGKGMRLVTELSELDAAVESARREAKGSFGDDTLLMERFVTTPRHIEIQVLADTHGNVIHLGERECSLQRRHQKIIEEAPSVLLDEATRAKMGASAVEAARSVGYVGAGTVEFIVSATAPDEFFFMEMNTRLQVEHPVTELVTGLDLVEWQVKIAAGDVLTVSQDDVRLDGHAVEARVYAEDPARGFIPTGGTVLAVHEPSGEGVRVDSWMSEGAVIGSNYDPMLAKVIAWGPDRAAALHRLDLALADTALLGVGTNVAFLRGLLADGDVRDGKLDTGLVDRRLSTLVSEEVPPEFFVAAALDRLLSLQPQGTVIDPWDVPDGWRLGGSGGIDFALKSGSSEVAVRVQGTPANALVSVDGAEPARVSARRDGDLLEVRHPTGFHRYRHAAGSGRTVWLARDGHSFAIGERERLRSAAGAAGGAGPVTSPMPGTVLVVKAAAGDVVSAGTPLVVVEAMKMEHTITAPIDGVVSELPVRAGQQVALDETVAVVTPQKDEQ, from the coding sequence ATGTTCGACACGGTTCTGGTCGCCAACCGCGGGGAGATCGCGGTCCGCGTGATCCGCTCGCTGCAGGGGCTGGGCATCCGTTCGGTCGCGGTGTACAGCGATGCGGACGCCGACGCCCGGCACGTCCGGGAGGCGCACACCGCCGTCCGTATCGGCCCGGCCGAAGCGGCGAAGAGCTACCTGTCCATTCCGGCGATCGTCCAGGCGGCGGTCGACACGGGCGCGCAGGCGGTCCACCCCGGTTACGGCTTCCTCGCGGAGAACGCGGAATTCGCGCGAGCCTGCGCCGACGCCGGTCTGGTCTTCATCGGCCCGCCGGTCGAGGCCATCGACGCCATGGGCGACAAGATCCGCGCCAAGGCGACGGTGTCCAAGGCCGGTGTCCCGGTGGTGCCGGGTGCGTCCGATGTGGACATCCCCGAAGGTGGTTTCGCGGCCGCCGCGGAGAAGGTCGGGTTCCCGCTGCTGCTCAAGCCGTCCGCCGGTGGTGGCGGAAAGGGTATGCGGCTGGTCACCGAACTGTCCGAATTGGACGCTGCCGTCGAGTCCGCGCGCCGTGAAGCCAAGGGCTCGTTCGGCGACGACACCCTGCTCATGGAGCGGTTCGTCACCACGCCGCGCCATATCGAGATCCAGGTGCTCGCCGACACCCACGGCAACGTGATCCACCTCGGCGAGCGCGAGTGCAGTCTTCAGCGGCGGCACCAGAAGATCATCGAAGAGGCGCCGTCCGTGCTCCTCGACGAAGCGACGCGCGCGAAGATGGGTGCGTCCGCGGTCGAGGCCGCGCGCTCGGTGGGTTACGTCGGCGCGGGGACGGTCGAGTTCATCGTGTCGGCCACCGCGCCCGACGAGTTCTTCTTCATGGAGATGAACACCCGACTCCAGGTCGAGCATCCGGTGACCGAACTCGTCACCGGGCTGGATCTCGTGGAGTGGCAGGTCAAGATCGCCGCGGGTGACGTGCTCACCGTGTCACAGGACGACGTCCGGCTGGACGGCCACGCCGTCGAAGCCCGCGTCTACGCCGAAGATCCCGCTCGCGGTTTCATCCCGACGGGTGGCACCGTGCTCGCGGTCCACGAGCCGTCGGGCGAAGGCGTGCGCGTCGACTCGTGGATGAGCGAGGGCGCGGTCATCGGCTCGAACTACGACCCGATGCTGGCCAAGGTCATCGCCTGGGGCCCGGACCGCGCGGCCGCGTTGCACCGGCTCGATCTGGCGCTCGCGGACACCGCGCTGCTCGGCGTCGGCACCAACGTCGCCTTCCTGCGCGGGCTGCTCGCCGACGGCGACGTCCGCGACGGCAAGCTCGACACCGGCCTCGTCGATCGGCGACTGTCCACTTTGGTCTCCGAGGAGGTGCCGCCGGAGTTCTTCGTGGCGGCGGCGCTCGACCGGCTGCTTTCCCTGCAACCACAGGGAACCGTCATCGATCCGTGGGACGTGCCGGACGGCTGGCGGCTCGGCGGGTCCGGCGGCATCGACTTCGCGCTGAAGTCGGGAAGTTCCGAAGTCGCCGTGCGGGTGCAGGGCACGCCGGCGAACGCGCTCGTGAGTGTCGACGGCGCCGAGCCGGCCCGGGTTTCCGCGCGGCGCGACGGTGATCTGCTGGAAGTCCGGCATCCCACCGGTTTCCACCGCTACCGGCACGCGGCCGGAAGCGGGAGGACGGTGTGGCTCGCGCGGGACGGCCACAGCTTCGCGATCGGCGAGCGCGAGCGGCTGCGCTCGGCGGCCGGTGCCGCGGGTGGCGCCGGACCGGTGACCAGCCCGATGCCCGGAACCGTGCTGGTGGTCAAGGCCGCCGCCGGTGACGTGGTGAGCGCCGGGACGCCGCTCGTGGTCGTCGAGGCGATGAAGATGGAGCACACGATCACCGCGCCGATCGACGGCGTGGTCAGCGAACTCCCCGTCCGGGCGGGCCAACAGGTCGCGCTGGACGAGACGGTAGCCGTGGTGACACCCCAAAAGGATGAGCAATGA